The Caballeronia sp. TF1N1 genome includes a window with the following:
- the poxB gene encoding ubiquinone-dependent pyruvate dehydrogenase — protein sequence MAKSTIADYLAKTLAAAGVERIWGVTGDSLNGLAYSLDKVGSIRWMHTRHEEAAAFAAGADAASSGKLAVCAGSCGPGNLHLINGLYDCHRNQQPVLAIAAHIPSTEIGLGYFQETHPQELFKECSHFVELVSNASQFPRVLERAMRAALDQRGVAVIVLPGDVALSDGPGVEPRWTASESSAIVPAESQLDTLAAMLNGCEAVTIMCGSGVAGSHDEVVALADTLGAPVVHALRGKQFIEYDNPFDVGMTGLIGFSSGYHAMMSCDTLVLLGCDFPYRPFYPPHAKVVQIDWRGAQLGKRTPLDMGIVGTIKETLTALLPKLTRKTERRFLDNALKHYADARKDLDHYATPSAPGRPIHPQYLTKLVDDIAAEDAIFTVDVGTPTLWAARYLTMNGKRQLHGSFNHGSMANAMPQSLGVQAAHPQRQVVSLSGDGGLSMLLGDLLSAIQLKLPIKVVVFNNSLLGFVSMELKAGGYLDTNVDLSKTDFSQIAKGAGIWSVRVEESEQLEGALRDAFAHDGPALVDVVTAKHELAMPPTIELSQAKGFSLYMLRAILSGRGDEIVELARTNLR from the coding sequence ATGGCCAAAAGCACCATCGCCGATTATCTGGCAAAGACGCTTGCCGCTGCGGGCGTCGAACGCATCTGGGGCGTGACGGGCGACAGCCTCAACGGGCTTGCCTACAGCCTCGATAAAGTCGGGTCTATCCGTTGGATGCATACTCGCCACGAAGAAGCCGCGGCCTTTGCCGCGGGCGCGGACGCAGCTTCTTCCGGCAAGCTCGCCGTCTGCGCGGGCAGTTGCGGTCCCGGCAATCTGCATCTCATCAACGGGCTTTACGACTGTCATCGTAACCAACAGCCCGTGCTGGCCATTGCCGCGCATATTCCATCGACGGAAATCGGCCTCGGATACTTTCAGGAAACGCATCCGCAAGAGCTCTTCAAGGAATGCAGTCACTTCGTCGAACTGGTGTCGAACGCATCGCAGTTCCCGCGCGTGCTCGAACGTGCGATGCGCGCGGCGCTCGATCAACGTGGCGTCGCGGTAATCGTGCTGCCGGGCGATGTTGCCTTGAGCGACGGACCCGGAGTCGAACCACGGTGGACCGCAAGCGAGTCGAGCGCAATCGTTCCAGCCGAATCGCAACTCGACACACTCGCGGCCATGCTCAACGGCTGCGAAGCCGTGACCATCATGTGCGGCAGCGGTGTGGCGGGCTCGCACGACGAAGTGGTCGCGCTTGCCGATACACTCGGAGCGCCGGTCGTGCATGCGTTGCGCGGCAAGCAATTCATCGAATACGACAATCCGTTCGATGTCGGCATGACGGGCTTGATCGGCTTCAGCTCGGGCTATCACGCCATGATGTCCTGCGATACGCTCGTGCTGCTCGGTTGCGACTTCCCTTATCGGCCGTTCTATCCGCCGCACGCGAAGGTCGTGCAGATAGACTGGCGCGGGGCGCAGCTCGGCAAGCGCACGCCGCTCGACATGGGTATCGTCGGCACCATCAAGGAGACGCTCACGGCGCTCTTGCCCAAGCTCACGCGCAAGACGGAACGACGCTTCCTCGACAACGCGCTCAAGCACTATGCAGATGCACGCAAGGACCTCGATCACTACGCGACACCTTCCGCGCCTGGCCGTCCGATTCATCCGCAATATCTCACGAAGCTGGTCGATGACATCGCCGCTGAGGATGCCATCTTTACCGTCGATGTCGGCACGCCCACGTTGTGGGCCGCGCGCTACCTCACGATGAATGGCAAGCGTCAGTTGCATGGCTCGTTCAATCACGGTTCCATGGCGAACGCAATGCCGCAGTCGCTCGGCGTGCAAGCGGCGCATCCGCAACGGCAAGTGGTCTCACTGTCGGGCGATGGCGGTTTGTCCATGCTGCTAGGCGATCTCTTGAGCGCCATTCAGTTGAAGCTGCCGATCAAGGTCGTCGTGTTCAATAACAGCTTGCTCGGCTTCGTGTCGATGGAGCTCAAGGCGGGCGGTTATCTCGACACCAATGTCGATCTCAGCAAGACCGACTTCTCGCAGATTGCGAAGGGCGCGGGCATATGGTCGGTGCGCGTGGAAGAGTCGGAGCAACTGGAGGGCGCATTGCGCGATGCCTTCGCGCACGACGGCCCCGCGCTCGTCGATGTCGTCACCGCCAAGCATGAATTGGCGATGCCGCCGACCATCGAGCTATCGCAAGCGAAGGGCTTCAGTCTCTACATGCTGCGCGCTATCTTGAGCGGCCGTGGCGACGAAATCGTCGAGCTGGCGCGCACGAATCTGCGTTAA
- a CDS encoding alpha/beta fold hydrolase produces MSDSSAGALPLDQVFDFEGQAIRYGAIGEGAPLVMVHGTPFSSQVWRRIAPVMARTHRVHYFDLLGYGESDKREGQDVSLGVQNRVLAALLDHWKRDWKGALPDVLAHDFGGATSLRAALLNGCVYRSLMLIDPVALSPWGSPFVLHVREHESAFAGVPPYIHRAMVDAYVQGAAHRPLSEDVLRIYTRPWIGEPGQAAFYRQIAQMDQRYTDEIEARFGDLRCPVTVLWGEEDQWIPAKRGVELASRIPGARFTRVACSGHLMQEDAPEAIVGELLAFLARVDALA; encoded by the coding sequence ATGAGCGATTCATCAGCGGGCGCATTGCCGCTCGATCAGGTTTTCGACTTCGAAGGTCAGGCTATCCGTTATGGCGCGATAGGCGAGGGCGCGCCGCTCGTGATGGTGCACGGCACGCCGTTCTCATCGCAGGTATGGCGGCGGATTGCGCCGGTGATGGCGCGGACGCATCGCGTGCATTACTTCGATCTTCTGGGATACGGCGAGTCGGACAAGCGCGAGGGGCAGGACGTATCGCTCGGCGTGCAGAATCGCGTGCTCGCGGCATTGCTCGATCACTGGAAGCGTGACTGGAAGGGCGCGTTGCCCGACGTGCTCGCGCACGACTTCGGTGGCGCCACTTCGTTGCGGGCCGCGCTACTGAACGGCTGCGTTTATCGTTCCTTGATGCTGATCGACCCTGTCGCGCTGTCGCCGTGGGGATCGCCCTTCGTGCTGCACGTTCGTGAGCATGAGAGTGCGTTCGCGGGCGTGCCGCCCTACATACACCGCGCCATGGTCGATGCCTATGTGCAAGGCGCGGCGCATCGGCCGCTTTCGGAAGACGTGCTGCGCATCTACACGCGGCCGTGGATCGGCGAACCGGGACAGGCGGCTTTCTACAGACAGATCGCGCAGATGGACCAGCGTTATACCGATGAAATCGAAGCACGCTTTGGCGATTTGCGTTGCCCCGTGACGGTTCTTTGGGGCGAGGAAGACCAGTGGATTCCAGCGAAACGCGGCGTCGAATTGGCTTCGCGCATTCCGGGCGCGCGGTTCACGCGAGTGGCGTGCTCGGGGCATCTCATGCAGGAAGATGCGCCCGAAGCGATTGTCGGCGAATTGCTGGCGTTCCTCGCGCGCGTGGATGCGCTAGCCTAG
- a CDS encoding dihydrofolate reductase family protein, producing MHIICHMMSSLDGRSLTDGWHLDFASPCYEETAATFKADAWACGRVTMQEISHGKDKDYPRGLAKGPIERTDHFAKRDASQYAISIDPKGRVTWKTNTALDSHIVEVLAEDVDDDYLAYLQSIGASYVFGGKKDIELARVVETLERELKIGTLIVEGGGHVSGAFVNAQLVDEVSVLIVPLVDGREAHPSSFEVAMDKWQKPAYLKLDSAKTLDNDMVWLRYKRKD from the coding sequence ATGCATATCATTTGCCACATGATGTCCTCGCTCGATGGCCGCAGCCTTACCGACGGCTGGCATCTCGACTTTGCATCGCCGTGTTATGAAGAAACCGCCGCGACCTTCAAGGCCGATGCCTGGGCGTGCGGCCGCGTCACCATGCAGGAAATCTCGCACGGCAAGGACAAGGATTATCCGCGTGGCCTCGCCAAAGGTCCTATCGAACGCACGGACCATTTCGCCAAACGCGACGCAAGCCAGTACGCAATTTCAATCGACCCCAAGGGCCGCGTGACGTGGAAGACGAACACGGCACTCGACTCGCATATCGTCGAAGTGCTCGCGGAAGACGTCGATGACGACTACCTCGCCTATCTGCAATCCATCGGCGCGTCCTACGTGTTCGGCGGAAAGAAGGATATCGAGCTCGCGCGCGTCGTGGAAACGCTCGAGCGCGAGTTGAAGATCGGCACGTTGATAGTCGAAGGCGGCGGGCATGTATCGGGCGCGTTCGTCAATGCGCAACTCGTCGATGAAGTCAGCGTGCTGATCGTGCCGCTCGTCGACGGCCGCGAGGCGCATCCCTCTTCATTCGAAGTGGCGATGGACAAATGGCAAAAGCCCGCTTATCTCAAGCTCGATTCGGCGAAGACGCTCGATAACGACATGGTGTGGCTGCGTTATAAGCGCAAGGACTAG
- the deoC gene encoding deoxyribose-phosphate aldolase, with product MLETATESVVAWPGKVQAGHVSDRNPGVPFDLSWLDGLRVNQSAVLRRASTLGTRRAVKKDAQAAWLLKAITCIDLTTLSGDDTTARVERLCAKARRPVRDDLLEALGMTPGSIRTGAVCVYHRYVKAAVNALEGSGIPVAAVSTGFPAGLNPHELKLREIEASVKDGAAEIDIVVTREYVLTGNWKALYDEMRDFRAACGNAHVKAILGTGDIRTLSNIAKASMICMMAGADFIKTSTGKESVNATLDVSLVMVRMIREYLARTGVAIGFKPAGGVSTAKTALEYQILMKEELGREWLEPDLFRIGASSLLADIERQLEHHVSGRYSSFNRHPVA from the coding sequence ATGCTGGAAACTGCAACGGAGTCCGTCGTCGCGTGGCCCGGGAAAGTCCAAGCCGGGCATGTGAGCGATCGTAATCCCGGCGTGCCCTTCGACCTCTCATGGCTCGATGGCTTGCGCGTGAATCAGTCCGCCGTGCTGCGCCGCGCGTCCACGCTTGGCACGCGTCGCGCGGTCAAGAAGGACGCACAGGCCGCGTGGCTGCTCAAGGCGATCACCTGCATCGACCTCACCACGTTGAGCGGCGACGACACCACCGCGCGCGTCGAACGTCTTTGCGCAAAGGCGCGTCGCCCGGTGCGAGACGATTTGCTCGAAGCGCTCGGCATGACGCCTGGATCGATCAGGACGGGCGCGGTTTGCGTGTATCACCGCTACGTCAAAGCCGCCGTGAACGCGCTCGAAGGGAGCGGCATTCCGGTCGCGGCCGTCTCCACGGGTTTTCCCGCTGGTCTCAACCCGCACGAACTCAAGTTGCGCGAGATAGAGGCCTCGGTGAAGGACGGCGCGGCAGAGATCGATATCGTCGTCACCCGTGAGTACGTGTTGACCGGTAACTGGAAGGCGCTCTACGACGAGATGCGCGACTTCCGCGCCGCTTGCGGCAATGCGCACGTCAAGGCGATTCTCGGCACGGGCGACATCCGCACGCTGTCGAACATCGCCAAGGCATCGATGATCTGCATGATGGCCGGCGCGGATTTCATCAAGACATCGACGGGGAAGGAAAGCGTCAACGCCACGCTCGACGTCTCGCTCGTGATGGTGCGCATGATCCGCGAATATCTGGCGCGCACCGGCGTTGCCATCGGCTTCAAGCCTGCTGGCGGCGTTTCGACGGCCAAGACCGCGCTCGAATATCAGATCCTCATGAAGGAAGAACTCGGGCGTGAATGGCTCGAACCGGATTTGTTCCGCATTGGCGCGTCGAGCCTTCTCGCCGATATCGAGCGGCAACTCGAACATCACGTGAGCGGACGGTATTCGTCGTTCAATCGCCATCCCGTCGCCTGA
- a CDS encoding aldehyde dehydrogenase family protein, which yields MSVAEYFSSMEYGPAPEDDRAVRAWLDQHAGRFGHFINGAWRDDDDAERFESREPATGRVLASIAQGTDADVAAAVAAAQAALEGWQAIGGAGRARHLYALSRMVQRHARLFAVLESLDNGKPIRESRDIDIPLVSRHFLHHAGWAQLQDREFADWAPLGVIGQIVPWNFPLLMLAWKIAPAIALGNCVVLKPAEYTPLTALLFAELAHRAGLPAGVLNVVTGDGRTGAALVEHPRVAKIAFTGSTEVGRQIRATTAGSGKSLTLELGGKSPFIVFDDADLDSAVEGVVDAIWFNQGQVCCAGSRLLVQEGIEAAFVDKLKRRMETLRVGTSLDKGIDMSAIVDDVQLERIRSLVAKGESEGCAIFQPSRLTLPEGGAFFPPTLVTNVAPASTLAQEEIFGPVLVTMSFRTPEEAVALANNTRYGLAASVWSENISRALDVAPRLQCGVVWINATNLFDAAVGFGGYRESGFGREGGREGVYEYLKPRAWAKLPVRGEMKATPAQPDALLDTGNVSTIDRTAKLFIGGKQARPDSGYSQLVRSPSGEIVGEVGEGNRKDIRNAVAAARSMTKWTAASAHNRAQVLYYMAENLSARADEFARQLVTRAGSSERDAKREVEASIARFFTYAAWSDKFDGAVHAPPLHGVALAMHEALGVIGVVCPDEAPLLGFVSLVAPALALGNRVVAVPSETCPLMATDFYQIAETSDVPGGALNIVTGDVRSLAQTLAQHDDVDALWCFHGAAISTLAERESVGNLKRTFVDNGRVFDWHDASSEGLPFLRQAVQVKNIWVPYGD from the coding sequence ATGAGCGTAGCCGAATATTTTTCTTCGATGGAATACGGACCCGCACCGGAAGACGATCGCGCCGTGCGCGCGTGGCTCGATCAACACGCCGGCCGTTTCGGTCATTTCATCAACGGCGCATGGCGCGATGACGACGACGCCGAGCGTTTCGAATCGCGCGAGCCGGCGACAGGGCGAGTACTTGCATCCATCGCGCAAGGCACCGATGCCGATGTTGCGGCTGCCGTGGCAGCCGCGCAAGCCGCGCTCGAAGGCTGGCAAGCGATTGGCGGTGCGGGACGCGCGCGGCATCTCTACGCGCTTTCGCGCATGGTGCAGCGACATGCGCGGCTCTTCGCCGTGCTCGAATCGCTGGACAACGGCAAGCCGATTCGCGAGTCGCGCGACATCGATATCCCCCTTGTTTCGAGGCATTTTCTGCATCACGCGGGTTGGGCGCAGTTGCAGGATCGCGAGTTCGCCGACTGGGCGCCGCTCGGTGTCATCGGGCAAATCGTGCCGTGGAATTTTCCGCTGCTGATGCTTGCTTGGAAGATCGCGCCTGCTATCGCGCTCGGCAATTGCGTGGTGCTCAAGCCGGCCGAATACACGCCGCTTACCGCGTTGCTCTTCGCCGAACTGGCGCATCGCGCGGGCTTGCCGGCAGGCGTGCTCAATGTCGTGACGGGCGATGGCCGCACGGGTGCGGCGCTCGTCGAGCATCCACGTGTCGCGAAGATTGCGTTCACGGGATCGACCGAAGTGGGTCGGCAGATTCGCGCGACGACGGCGGGCTCGGGAAAATCGCTCACGCTCGAACTGGGCGGCAAGTCGCCCTTCATCGTATTCGACGATGCCGATCTCGATAGCGCGGTCGAAGGCGTGGTCGACGCCATCTGGTTCAATCAAGGACAAGTGTGCTGCGCGGGTTCGCGTTTGCTCGTGCAGGAAGGCATCGAAGCGGCTTTCGTCGACAAGCTGAAGCGCCGCATGGAGACGCTGCGGGTCGGGACGTCGCTCGATAAAGGCATCGACATGAGCGCTATCGTCGATGACGTGCAACTCGAACGTATTCGTTCGCTCGTCGCCAAGGGCGAAAGCGAAGGCTGCGCCATCTTCCAACCGTCGCGTCTCACGTTGCCCGAAGGAGGCGCGTTTTTTCCGCCGACGCTCGTGACCAACGTGGCGCCTGCAAGCACGCTTGCGCAGGAAGAGATCTTCGGTCCGGTGCTCGTGACGATGAGCTTTCGCACGCCCGAGGAAGCCGTCGCACTGGCCAATAACACGCGCTATGGTCTCGCGGCCAGCGTGTGGAGCGAGAACATCAGCCGCGCGCTGGACGTTGCGCCGCGCCTGCAATGCGGCGTCGTGTGGATCAATGCAACCAATCTCTTCGACGCAGCCGTGGGCTTCGGCGGATATCGCGAGTCGGGCTTTGGCCGCGAAGGTGGACGCGAAGGCGTCTATGAATACCTGAAACCGCGTGCCTGGGCGAAGCTGCCAGTTCGCGGGGAAATGAAGGCAACGCCGGCACAGCCCGATGCGTTGCTCGATACGGGCAATGTCAGCACCATCGACCGCACGGCGAAGCTCTTTATCGGCGGCAAGCAAGCGCGGCCCGATAGCGGCTATTCGCAACTCGTGCGTTCGCCGTCGGGCGAGATTGTTGGCGAAGTGGGCGAGGGCAATCGCAAGGACATTCGCAACGCGGTGGCCGCTGCGCGCAGCATGACGAAGTGGACGGCCGCAAGCGCGCATAATCGCGCGCAGGTGCTGTATTACATGGCCGAGAATCTCAGTGCGCGCGCCGATGAGTTCGCAAGGCAACTCGTCACGCGTGCCGGGTCCAGCGAACGCGATGCGAAGCGCGAAGTCGAAGCATCCATTGCGCGTTTCTTTACGTATGCGGCATGGTCCGACAAATTCGACGGAGCGGTGCATGCGCCGCCTTTGCACGGTGTGGCGCTCGCCATGCACGAAGCGCTCGGCGTGATCGGCGTGGTGTGCCCCGACGAAGCGCCGTTGCTCGGCTTCGTGTCGCTGGTGGCGCCTGCGCTTGCGCTGGGTAATCGCGTGGTCGCGGTGCCGAGCGAGACGTGTCCGCTGATGGCGACGGACTTCTATCAGATCGCGGAAACGTCGGATGTGCCAGGCGGTGCGCTCAATATCGTCACGGGCGATGTACGCTCGCTAGCTCAAACGCTCGCGCAGCACGACGATGTCGACGCGCTCTGGTGCTTCCACGGCGCGGCCATTTCGACGCTGGCCGAACGCGAGTCGGTGGGTAATCTGAAACGCACGTTCGTCGATAACGGTCGCGTGTTCGACTGGCACGATGCATCGAGCGAAGGCTTGCCGTTCTTGCGGCAGGCCGTGCAGGTGAAGAATATCTGGGTGCCGTACGGCGATTGA
- a CDS encoding RbsD/FucU family protein — MLKNIDPLLNADILYALAAMGHGDEVVICDAHFPADSVARKTVLGKVLRMDGASAPRAVRAVLSVLPLDTFVEDPAGRMEVVGNATTLPAVQREAQREVDDAEGRAQAFAPIERFAFYERAKNAYCVIATGEARGYGCFIFKKGVQLAADASEGEAR, encoded by the coding sequence GTGCTGAAGAATATCGATCCACTATTGAATGCCGACATTCTGTACGCGCTTGCCGCGATGGGACATGGCGACGAAGTGGTGATCTGCGATGCTCATTTTCCCGCTGACTCGGTGGCCCGGAAAACGGTGTTAGGCAAGGTGCTGCGCATGGATGGCGCGAGCGCGCCACGTGCGGTGCGTGCCGTGCTTTCGGTGTTGCCGCTCGATACGTTCGTCGAAGATCCGGCAGGCCGCATGGAAGTAGTTGGCAATGCAACTACTTTGCCTGCCGTGCAACGCGAGGCGCAACGCGAAGTGGACGACGCAGAAGGGCGTGCACAGGCTTTCGCGCCGATCGAACGTTTTGCGTTCTACGAACGCGCCAAGAATGCGTATTGCGTGATAGCCACGGGCGAAGCGCGCGGTTATGGCTGCTTCATCTTCAAGAAGGGCGTGCAGCTCGCCGCCGACGCGTCTGAAGGAGAAGCGCGATGA
- the rbsK gene encoding ribokinase has translation MSVVILGIYVTDLAFRAQRMPLLGETVAGSAFAMGPGGKGSNQAVAAARAGADVIFCTRIGNDAFGQIAQATWAAEGIASRATVLDDIATGAAHIYVDENTGGNAIIVAAGAAGTLGPEDIEAIEADIARASVFVTQLEQPLPAARRGLELARKHGVTTVFNPAPALPLTDDIYPLCDYITPNETEATALTGVAIESVDDARRAADVLLKKGARAVIVTLGEKGALLHTSGGKSELVPAFDCGRVVETAGAGDGFTGGFAAALARGDSALAAVRFGCALASLSVTRAGTAPSMPRLDEINAVLGERSEVR, from the coding sequence ATGAGCGTGGTCATTCTCGGCATCTACGTCACCGACCTCGCGTTCCGTGCACAACGCATGCCCTTGCTTGGCGAAACCGTGGCAGGCTCGGCGTTTGCAATGGGTCCGGGTGGCAAGGGCTCGAATCAAGCCGTGGCGGCCGCGCGTGCGGGCGCCGACGTGATCTTCTGCACGCGCATTGGCAACGACGCGTTCGGCCAAATCGCACAGGCAACGTGGGCGGCTGAAGGCATCGCATCGCGTGCGACCGTGCTGGACGACATCGCCACGGGTGCCGCGCATATTTACGTCGACGAAAACACGGGCGGCAACGCGATCATCGTGGCGGCCGGCGCTGCGGGCACGCTTGGACCCGAAGACATCGAGGCGATCGAAGCGGATATCGCACGTGCATCCGTGTTCGTCACACAACTCGAACAGCCGCTGCCCGCTGCGCGTCGTGGTCTCGAACTCGCGCGCAAGCATGGCGTGACAACGGTGTTCAATCCCGCGCCGGCGCTTCCGCTCACCGACGACATCTATCCGCTCTGCGACTACATCACGCCCAATGAAACTGAAGCAACCGCGCTCACGGGCGTGGCGATCGAATCGGTCGATGACGCTCGCCGCGCAGCGGATGTCTTGCTCAAGAAGGGCGCGCGTGCGGTGATCGTCACGCTCGGAGAAAAGGGCGCATTGCTCCACACGTCCGGAGGCAAATCCGAACTCGTGCCGGCCTTCGATTGCGGCCGTGTAGTCGAGACCGCAGGCGCGGGCGATGGCTTCACAGGCGGCTTCGCAGCGGCGCTTGCACGCGGCGATTCGGCGCTGGCTGCCGTGCGCTTCGGTTGCGCGCTGGCGAGCCTTTCGGTGACGCGCGCGGGCACCGCTCCGTCGATGCCGCGTCTCGATGAAATCAACGCTGTGCTCGGCGAAAGGAGCGAGGTGCGATGA